The following proteins are co-located in the uncultured Tolumonas sp. genome:
- a CDS encoding chemotaxis protein CheA, producing MGFEVDEDILQDFLVEASEILEQLSEQLVELEKRPDDRELLNAIFRGFHTVKGGAGFLSLGELVDVCHGAENVFDILRTGKQQISAELMDVILQALDTVNEMFGRVQNRDPLEPASPELLEALHHLADPTHIAKVAATVAKPAVVAPPAPVVPPPVVSTPVASTAGGSIDEITDDEFERLLDELHGPGKAPAVTAAASSSDATGDITDDEFEALLDQLHGAGKHVGRPDTPPVSAAVPPPLEPVSSPASAGDEITDDDFEKLLDQLHGQGKGPSASASASVSVNNEATASEPEQPIQEATPEITPKAAVSAQPQAQQQAVQSETTVRVDTRTLDVIMNMVGELVLVRNRLISLGVASNDEDLAKAVSNLDVVTADLQGAVMKTRMQPIKKVFGRFPRVVRDLARSLKKDIELIMEGEETDLDKNLVEALADPLVHLVRNSCDHGVELPEKREAAGKPRKGTITLRASQEGDHILLSITDDGAGMDPEKLKEIAISRGVLDPDTAARMSDTEAFNLIFAPGFSTKQQISDISGRGVGMDVVKTSITQLNGTINIHSSKGTGTRIEIKVPLTLAILPTLMVEVGHQTFALPLSSVNEIFYLNLATSKMVDGQLTIIVRDKAIPLFFLQEWLIRGGCGSRTESGHVVIVQVGQKQIGFVVDNLIGQEEVVIKPLDNLLHGTPGMAGATITSDGGIALILDIPGLLKHYARRR from the coding sequence ATGGGCTTCGAGGTTGATGAGGATATTCTGCAGGACTTTTTAGTCGAAGCATCTGAAATTCTTGAGCAGCTGTCCGAACAGTTGGTCGAGTTGGAAAAACGTCCGGACGATCGCGAATTATTGAATGCCATTTTCCGTGGTTTTCATACAGTAAAAGGTGGCGCAGGGTTCTTATCTCTGGGCGAACTGGTTGACGTTTGCCATGGTGCAGAAAACGTATTTGATATTTTACGTACTGGCAAACAGCAAATTAGTGCCGAATTGATGGATGTGATCCTGCAAGCACTCGATACTGTTAACGAAATGTTTGGCCGAGTCCAAAATCGTGATCCTTTAGAACCAGCCTCTCCTGAATTGCTAGAAGCTCTTCATCATCTTGCCGATCCTACTCATATTGCAAAAGTTGCAGCAACTGTTGCGAAACCTGCTGTTGTTGCACCGCCAGCCCCTGTTGTTCCTCCTCCTGTTGTTTCAACTCCTGTGGCTTCAACTGCTGGGGGGAGTATTGATGAGATCACAGATGATGAGTTCGAGCGGTTGCTGGATGAGCTGCACGGTCCAGGAAAAGCGCCGGCAGTGACAGCTGCGGCATCTTCATCAGATGCGACAGGCGATATTACCGATGACGAATTTGAAGCTTTATTGGATCAATTACATGGTGCGGGTAAACATGTTGGTCGTCCTGACACGCCGCCTGTTTCTGCTGCAGTACCTCCACCTTTAGAGCCAGTTTCATCCCCGGCTAGCGCTGGGGACGAGATCACTGATGATGATTTTGAAAAATTATTAGATCAGTTACATGGTCAAGGTAAGGGACCATCTGCATCAGCTTCTGCTTCTGTTTCTGTTAATAACGAAGCTACGGCGTCTGAACCGGAGCAACCGATTCAAGAAGCAACGCCAGAAATAACGCCAAAAGCAGCAGTTTCTGCTCAGCCTCAAGCTCAACAACAGGCTGTTCAGTCTGAAACAACCGTTCGTGTCGATACGCGTACTCTCGATGTCATCATGAATATGGTGGGCGAATTAGTTTTAGTTCGTAATCGCTTAATTAGTTTGGGCGTTGCTAGTAATGATGAAGATCTAGCAAAAGCAGTATCAAATCTGGACGTGGTGACCGCTGATTTGCAGGGTGCGGTTATGAAAACCCGCATGCAACCAATTAAAAAGGTCTTTGGTCGTTTCCCACGTGTCGTTCGTGATTTGGCTCGTAGTCTGAAAAAAGACATTGAGTTGATCATGGAGGGTGAAGAAACAGATCTGGATAAAAACCTTGTCGAAGCTTTGGCCGATCCGTTAGTGCATCTGGTGCGCAATTCTTGTGACCATGGTGTTGAGTTACCAGAAAAACGTGAAGCAGCGGGAAAACCAAGAAAAGGCACTATCACATTACGGGCATCTCAAGAGGGGGATCATATCCTTCTGAGTATTACCGACGATGGTGCAGGTATGGATCCTGAAAAGCTTAAAGAAATTGCGATCAGTCGCGGCGTTCTTGACCCTGATACTGCGGCCAGAATGAGTGATACAGAGGCATTTAATCTGATTTTTGCGCCTGGTTTTTCAACCAAACAGCAGATTTCGGATATATCCGGCCGTGGTGTAGGCATGGATGTCGTTAAAACCAGTATTACGCAGTTGAACGGTACGATTAACATTCATTCCTCAAAAGGAACTGGTACTCGTATTGAAATTAAAGTACCGCTGACACTGGCTATACTGCCAACATTAATGGTGGAAGTGGGTCATCAGACCTTCGCATTACCATTGAGCAGTGTTAATGAGATTTTCTATTTGAATTTGGCTACATCCAAAATGGTTGATGGTCAGCTGACGATTATTGTTCGTGATAAAGCTATTCCTCTATTTTTCTTGCAGGAATGGCTGATCCGCGGTGGGTGTGGCAGCAGAACCGAAAGTGGGCATGTTGTTATCGTCCAGGTTGGTCAAAAACAAATAGGCTTTGTTGTTGATAATCTTATCGGGCAAGAAGAAGTCGTCATTAAACCTCTGGATAATTTGTTGCACGGAACTCCGGGAATGGCTGGAGCAACCATCACTAGCGATGGCGGTATAGCCTTGATTCTGGATATTCCGGGATTATTGAAGCATTACGCGCGTCGCAGATAA
- the flhF gene encoding flagellar biosynthesis protein FlhF, translating to MKIKRVFAKDMRTALAEVKELLGPDAVIMSNKKVTGGIEIVAAVDYQTAQGAQSMPTARALKEDRVEFSGQRPESQMSAAFDNAKEKVADSLGALLARQSKLVREQQSFGLPPTLEEQAKMAPEPARPRSLASSRQSSSASSAHKDKEMEAMRSEMASIRKLLQHQLSGLMWQEVERREPIRALLIKQLIKGGFTEILADQLAGMVPEDIPLHDAWKHIERLLTQQLKVSDDEIMRFGGAVALLGPTGVGKTTTIAKLAARFAMKYGAEQVALITTDHYRIGAQDQLQTYGRIMGCQVRAVNNVEELGTALYQLRNRRLVLIDTAGMGQRDVRLNEQLDTLIQNSRVKIRHYLVLPATAQRRVLQEAYEHFQRIPLSGCILTKLDESLNLGDVLDVCIQNSLPISYVTNGQRVPEDIQLPNVAELVSVTMQQLDAQTGQPYYWSSDPHEPNHAEFYE from the coding sequence GTGAAAATAAAGCGCGTATTTGCCAAGGATATGAGAACAGCCCTGGCGGAAGTAAAAGAGTTATTAGGGCCTGATGCCGTCATCATGTCCAATAAAAAAGTGACCGGTGGCATCGAGATCGTTGCTGCCGTCGACTATCAGACTGCGCAGGGTGCCCAGTCGATGCCAACCGCAAGAGCATTAAAAGAAGATCGCGTGGAGTTTTCTGGGCAACGTCCTGAATCACAAATGAGTGCTGCGTTTGATAATGCCAAAGAAAAGGTAGCAGATAGTCTGGGTGCTTTACTGGCCAGACAGAGCAAACTTGTCAGAGAACAGCAATCGTTTGGATTACCGCCAACGCTGGAAGAACAAGCCAAGATGGCGCCAGAACCCGCAAGACCACGTTCTCTGGCCAGTTCTCGCCAATCGTCTTCTGCTTCTTCTGCGCATAAAGATAAAGAAATGGAAGCTATGCGTTCTGAAATGGCTTCCATCCGTAAATTACTGCAACACCAGTTGTCAGGTTTAATGTGGCAGGAAGTTGAACGCAGAGAGCCCATTCGTGCTTTGCTGATTAAACAACTGATCAAGGGCGGTTTTACTGAAATTTTGGCAGATCAACTCGCGGGTATGGTACCGGAAGATATTCCGTTACATGACGCATGGAAACACATTGAACGCTTACTGACCCAACAGCTGAAGGTCAGCGATGACGAAATTATGCGATTTGGTGGCGCTGTTGCTTTATTAGGGCCAACAGGGGTAGGAAAAACAACCACTATTGCCAAATTAGCGGCTCGATTTGCAATGAAATATGGTGCGGAACAGGTAGCGTTGATTACTACCGATCACTATCGGATCGGTGCGCAAGATCAATTGCAAACTTATGGCCGGATCATGGGCTGCCAGGTCAGAGCAGTAAACAATGTTGAAGAGTTAGGTACTGCGCTCTATCAACTGCGTAACCGTCGGTTAGTTCTTATCGATACTGCGGGTATGGGGCAACGTGATGTTCGTTTGAACGAACAACTTGACACATTAATTCAAAATAGCCGGGTCAAAATTCGTCACTATCTGGTGTTACCTGCTACAGCACAACGTCGGGTACTACAGGAAGCGTATGAACATTTTCAGCGTATCCCACTGAGTGGCTGCATTTTGACCAAGTTGGATGAAAGTCTCAATCTTGGGGATGTCTTGGATGTCTGTATTCAAAATTCGTTGCCTATCAGTTACGTTACTAACGGACAACGCGTGCCGGAGGATATTCAGCTACCGAATGTTGCAGAGTTAGTGTCGGTTACCATGCAACAACTGGATGCGCAGACGGGTCAGCCCTATTATTGGAGCAGCGACCCCCATGAGCCGAATCATGCGGAGTTTTATGAATAA
- a CDS encoding RNA polymerase sigma factor FliA — protein MNKAQAYHRQQDPNRLVERYAGLVKRIGQHMLARLPSSVQLDDLLQAGMIGLLDAYRNYDAGKGASFETYAGIRIRGAMIDEIRQGDWVPRSVHRNTRRISDAIHEVETEHGRDARDSEVAAKLEVGLAEYHSMLNDTACGRIVGIEDLGVTDDVIGGVDAVSDISHSFDTVANERFSAALSECISQLPEREALILSLYYDEELNLKEIGQILDVSESRISQIQSQALHRIRARMKEWY, from the coding sequence ATGAACAAAGCTCAAGCCTATCATCGCCAACAAGATCCTAACCGGCTGGTTGAAAGATATGCAGGGCTGGTGAAACGGATTGGGCAACATATGTTGGCTCGTCTGCCCAGCAGTGTACAGCTGGATGATTTATTACAAGCCGGAATGATTGGGCTGCTTGATGCGTACCGAAATTATGATGCCGGGAAAGGTGCGAGCTTTGAAACGTATGCCGGTATTCGTATTCGCGGTGCCATGATTGATGAGATCCGTCAGGGTGATTGGGTTCCTCGTTCGGTTCACCGTAATACCCGCCGTATATCTGACGCTATTCATGAAGTAGAAACTGAACATGGGCGAGATGCCCGAGATAGCGAAGTTGCCGCGAAACTTGAGGTGGGTCTGGCTGAATACCACAGTATGTTAAATGATACAGCCTGTGGACGCATTGTCGGTATCGAAGATTTAGGCGTTACTGATGACGTGATCGGTGGTGTCGATGCCGTATCTGACATAAGTCATTCCTTTGACACCGTTGCGAATGAGCGTTTTTCAGCTGCACTATCTGAATGTATTTCACAATTACCTGAAAGAGAGGCATTGATCCTCTCGCTTTACTATGATGAAGAATTGAATTTAAAGGAAATAGGACAAATACTTGATGTTAGTGAGTCTCGAATTAGTCAGATTCAAAGCCAGGCACTTCACAGAATCAGAGCCCGAATGAAAGAATGGTATTGA
- a CDS encoding MinD/ParA family protein → MNQASGLRNMQRNHRIKVVTVTGGKGGVGKSNVTLNVGMSLAAQGKRVLILDADLGLANIDVMLGLRVHKNLSHVLSGQCSLDDIIIEGPNGLMIIPATSGTQSMVELSPSEHAGLIRAFSELQTPIDMLLVDTAAGISDMVMSFARAAQDVMVVVCDEPTSITDAYALIKLLSREYGVFRFRIVANMVRSLREGQELFTKLTRVTDRFLDASLELVACIPYDNNVRQAVKKQKVIVDAFPKSPASLAFRALANKVSSWPIPNQPGGHLEFFIENLLQPKKVVGENQ, encoded by the coding sequence ATGAATCAAGCCAGTGGTCTGCGGAATATGCAGCGTAATCACCGCATCAAAGTTGTCACCGTGACAGGTGGTAAAGGGGGCGTCGGGAAATCGAATGTCACTTTGAATGTCGGTATGAGCTTGGCCGCGCAAGGCAAACGGGTATTGATATTAGATGCCGACTTAGGTTTGGCGAACATCGACGTTATGCTGGGTCTCCGGGTACATAAAAACTTGTCGCATGTGCTTTCCGGCCAATGTTCACTCGACGATATTATTATTGAAGGGCCAAATGGATTGATGATTATTCCGGCAACATCGGGAACCCAATCCATGGTTGAATTATCACCGTCTGAGCATGCAGGGTTAATCAGAGCGTTCAGTGAATTGCAAACGCCGATTGATATGCTGTTGGTTGATACCGCCGCCGGTATTTCTGACATGGTGATGAGTTTTGCTCGTGCGGCACAAGATGTCATGGTCGTGGTTTGCGATGAGCCGACCTCAATCACAGATGCTTACGCGCTGATCAAGCTTCTTTCCCGTGAATATGGTGTTTTTCGTTTTCGCATTGTTGCCAACATGGTGCGCAGTTTACGCGAAGGGCAGGAGCTCTTTACTAAATTGACTCGGGTCACTGACCGTTTTCTTGATGCTTCGCTGGAATTAGTTGCCTGTATTCCTTACGACAACAATGTTCGACAAGCAGTAAAAAAACAAAAAGTGATCGTTGATGCGTTCCCTAAATCGCCGGCATCACTCGCATTCCGAGCATTAGCGAATAAAGTGTCCAGTTGGCCAATACCGAATCAGCCTGGCGGTCATTTGGAATTTTTCATTGAAAATTTGTTACAACCCAAAAAAGTTGTAGGTGAAAATCAATGA
- the cheY gene encoding chemotaxis response regulator CheY, producing the protein MDKNMKILIVDDFSTMRRIIKNLLRDLGLNNTHEADDGNTALPMLKNGDFDFVVTDWNMPGMQGIDLLKAIRADESLRHLPVLMVTAEAKREQIIEAAQAGVNGYIVKPFTAATLKEKLDKIFERIG; encoded by the coding sequence TTGGATAAAAACATGAAAATCCTCATTGTTGATGATTTTTCAACAATGCGCCGGATAATCAAAAATTTGCTCCGGGATTTGGGGCTAAATAACACCCACGAGGCAGATGATGGTAATACCGCATTGCCAATGCTGAAAAATGGTGATTTTGATTTCGTTGTCACAGACTGGAACATGCCTGGCATGCAAGGCATTGATTTGTTAAAAGCGATTCGGGCTGATGAGTCTTTGCGTCATCTTCCGGTATTAATGGTGACTGCAGAAGCCAAACGTGAACAGATCATTGAGGCTGCTCAGGCTGGCGTTAATGGTTATATCGTTAAACCTTTCACTGCAGCAACATTGAAAGAAAAACTGGATAAGATTTTCGAGCGAATTGGCTGA
- a CDS encoding protein phosphatase CheZ, protein MKAQVPLITLDQAKKLVELLEQGLQHEANSMLANVCQANANALFAELGHLTRQLHTSLQEFQLDPRIPALAEKEIPDARERLNYVIDMTDKAANRTMDAVEACLPLSDKLNDNIQRILPDWNALMTRNIAIGKFKTLCHQLDDFIKVSELDADKLRHLLTDILMAQDFQDLTGQMIRKVIALVQEVENKLVEMLTMFGDLDITAETTSQIQQPERNIEAEGPIINKELRTDVVNSQDDVDDLLSSLGF, encoded by the coding sequence ATGAAGGCGCAAGTACCTTTAATAACCCTCGATCAGGCTAAAAAGCTGGTGGAACTGCTGGAACAAGGGTTACAGCATGAAGCGAATTCAATGTTGGCGAACGTTTGCCAAGCTAATGCTAATGCTCTTTTTGCGGAACTTGGGCATTTAACCAGACAGTTACATACATCGTTGCAAGAGTTTCAGCTCGATCCGAGAATTCCTGCGTTAGCAGAAAAAGAGATCCCGGATGCAAGAGAGCGGCTTAATTATGTTATTGATATGACAGATAAAGCGGCTAATCGAACAATGGATGCTGTTGAGGCTTGTTTACCGCTGTCAGATAAGCTTAACGATAATATTCAGCGTATTTTACCTGATTGGAATGCGTTAATGACGCGAAACATTGCTATTGGCAAATTCAAAACCTTGTGTCATCAACTCGATGATTTTATAAAGGTTTCTGAGTTGGATGCCGATAAGCTTCGTCATTTACTCACAGACATTCTTATGGCTCAGGATTTTCAGGATCTGACTGGGCAAATGATCCGTAAAGTCATTGCGTTGGTACAGGAAGTTGAAAATAAATTGGTTGAAATGCTGACGATGTTTGGCGATTTAGACATCACAGCTGAAACTACTTCACAAATCCAGCAGCCAGAACGCAATATAGAAGCCGAAGGTCCTATTATTAACAAAGAGTTGCGAACAGACGTGGTGAATAGTCAAGACGACGTTGATGATTTGCTGTCAAGTTTAGGTTTCTAG
- a CDS encoding chemotaxis response regulator protein-glutamate methylesterase, with translation MAVKVLVVDDSSFFRRRVTEIVNQDPLLEVVDTAVNGKEAIEKALNLRPDVITMDIEMPVLDGISAVREIMAKCPTPILMFSSLTQAGAKATLDALDAGALDFLPKKFEDIARDKQEAITLLQQRIKALSRRRMFMTTPRVVTPTPTNTGSSLARSITSVTSSLRTQPVAEKVSAPVHYKRSGKSYQLVAIGTSTGGPVALQTILTQLPANFPHPILLIQHMPSTFTSAFAARLNSLCKISVKEAEDGDVLKPGNAYLAPGGKQMLVDGRGTSARLRIIEGNDKVNYKPCVDITFASLAKSHGDKVLAIILTGMGADGRDGARLLKDQGATIWAQDEASCVVYGMPQAVAKAGISSESLPLDRVAQRVSVEVGI, from the coding sequence ATGGCCGTAAAAGTACTAGTCGTGGACGACTCCAGTTTCTTCCGGCGCCGCGTCACAGAGATCGTGAATCAGGATCCACTACTTGAGGTAGTGGATACTGCTGTGAATGGTAAGGAAGCAATAGAAAAAGCCCTGAATTTGCGTCCAGACGTGATCACGATGGATATTGAAATGCCCGTTTTAGATGGTATTTCAGCTGTTCGTGAAATAATGGCGAAATGTCCTACACCCATTTTAATGTTTTCATCATTAACGCAAGCAGGTGCCAAAGCGACGCTTGATGCGTTAGATGCTGGTGCTCTGGATTTTTTACCGAAAAAGTTTGAAGACATTGCTCGGGATAAACAAGAAGCGATCACATTATTACAGCAGCGGATCAAGGCCCTTTCTCGTCGTCGTATGTTTATGACGACACCGAGAGTGGTTACACCGACGCCGACCAACACAGGTTCCTCATTAGCTCGTAGTATTACTAGTGTCACTAGTTCTCTGCGAACACAACCTGTCGCAGAGAAAGTGTCTGCGCCTGTGCATTACAAACGTTCGGGAAAAAGTTATCAGCTGGTTGCAATAGGAACTTCGACCGGAGGCCCTGTTGCGCTGCAGACAATATTGACGCAATTGCCAGCAAATTTTCCACATCCAATTTTGCTTATTCAGCATATGCCTTCTACGTTTACCAGCGCATTTGCAGCTCGTCTTAATAGCTTGTGCAAAATCTCGGTAAAAGAAGCCGAAGATGGTGATGTGCTTAAACCTGGAAATGCCTATTTAGCCCCAGGCGGTAAACAAATGCTGGTTGATGGGCGAGGGACATCCGCGCGTTTACGCATCATTGAAGGTAATGACAAGGTTAACTACAAACCATGCGTTGATATCACTTTCGCGTCTTTAGCTAAATCACATGGCGACAAGGTGCTTGCTATCATTCTGACTGGTATGGGCGCCGATGGACGTGATGGTGCTCGACTGCTGAAAGATCAGGGGGCTACGATCTGGGCTCAAGATGAAGCGAGTTGTGTTGTCTATGGCATGCCTCAGGCTGTGGCTAAAGCGGGCATTTCATCTGAATCGTTACCTTTAGATCGTGTTGCTCAGCGAG